In Dyella terrae, one DNA window encodes the following:
- a CDS encoding M13 family metallopeptidase, with protein MKCHLLALACLSLSLGVAAAEVQHSGIDASAHDVAIRPQDNFYQYVNGGWLRAAQIPADGERITPSSELDAIIRQRLKGIIEGPQPEAAELRPDWQKMTRLYRSYLDESRLESLRSTPLADLRQQIAQADTPEKLCLAMGELGRLWVMSPFSNSVLNDADDPSIYAVTISQNGLGLPDRDYYLEKGAPFEQARAAYVKHLATLLRLDGDTRAKEHAPAVMALETQLAKAQWSGADSSDPTKTNNRIRIDTLAQTMPSLDWSAYLKGAGIAGRIDNIVVAQPGYYEAVGKLLHSVPADTWQAYLRTQMLTAYATYLSRVFVEEDFAFNSRVLRGIKVNTPRWQRGMDLIEASMGEGLGRQYVAQYFSPASKARLQHMVDMLVLAAREEIDEADWMEPQTRARAKEKLSTLHVKIGYPDRWRDYSQLDIRAGDLVGNVRRARSFEYNRNIGKLGHAVDKDEWYITPQTVDAYQYPPQNEIVFPAGLMQPPFFDVDAEDAANYGAIGASIGHEISHGFDNIGSQYAADGRLLGKPGWFTTRDQARFDERAHAMAVQYDKVEVLPGHFINGQQTLSENVADNTGLAMAYRAYQLSLGGKPAPVIDGLTGDQRLYMAWTQKWRAKVRDNETIRLLRSNPHSPRQVRGQEALKNQDGFYRAFDIKPGDGMYLAPAQRVKLW; from the coding sequence ATGAAATGTCACCTGCTTGCTCTTGCCTGTCTTTCACTGTCGTTGGGCGTAGCCGCCGCGGAGGTGCAGCACTCCGGCATCGATGCCTCGGCCCATGATGTCGCCATACGACCCCAGGACAACTTCTACCAGTACGTCAACGGCGGCTGGCTCCGCGCCGCGCAGATCCCCGCCGACGGTGAGCGCATCACGCCTTCGTCCGAACTGGATGCCATCATCCGTCAGCGCTTGAAGGGGATCATCGAAGGTCCTCAGCCGGAGGCGGCCGAACTGCGTCCCGACTGGCAGAAGATGACCCGCCTCTATCGCAGCTATCTCGATGAGTCGCGGCTGGAATCGCTTAGATCGACGCCCCTGGCCGATCTTCGCCAGCAGATCGCCCAAGCCGACACGCCTGAGAAACTCTGTCTCGCCATGGGCGAGCTGGGGCGTCTGTGGGTGATGAGTCCGTTCTCCAACTCGGTGCTCAACGACGCCGACGATCCGTCGATCTATGCCGTGACGATTTCCCAGAACGGCCTGGGCTTGCCCGATCGCGATTACTACCTCGAAAAGGGCGCGCCTTTCGAACAGGCGCGCGCCGCCTACGTCAAGCATCTCGCGACGCTGCTGCGACTCGATGGCGACACCCGGGCCAAGGAACACGCCCCTGCGGTCATGGCGCTGGAAACTCAGCTGGCCAAGGCGCAGTGGAGCGGGGCGGACAGCAGCGATCCGACCAAAACCAACAACCGGATCCGCATCGACACGCTTGCGCAAACGATGCCGTCGCTGGATTGGTCTGCGTATCTCAAGGGTGCCGGCATCGCGGGTCGCATCGACAACATTGTCGTCGCGCAGCCCGGCTATTACGAGGCCGTTGGCAAACTGCTTCACAGCGTGCCCGCCGACACCTGGCAGGCCTACCTGCGCACGCAGATGCTGACGGCCTATGCGACCTATCTCAGCCGTGTTTTCGTCGAAGAAGACTTTGCTTTCAACAGCAGGGTGCTTCGAGGCATCAAGGTGAACACGCCGCGTTGGCAGCGCGGCATGGATCTGATCGAGGCATCGATGGGCGAAGGGTTGGGCCGTCAGTATGTCGCTCAGTACTTTTCGCCAGCCTCGAAAGCACGACTGCAGCACATGGTCGACATGCTGGTGCTGGCGGCGCGCGAGGAGATCGATGAGGCCGATTGGATGGAGCCGCAGACGCGGGCCAGGGCGAAGGAGAAGCTGTCCACCCTGCACGTGAAGATCGGTTATCCCGATCGCTGGCGCGACTACAGCCAGCTCGATATCCGGGCTGGTGATCTCGTGGGCAACGTACGTCGCGCGCGATCGTTCGAATACAACCGCAACATCGGCAAGCTCGGCCACGCGGTGGACAAGGACGAGTGGTACATCACCCCACAGACGGTCGATGCCTACCAGTATCCGCCGCAGAACGAGATCGTCTTTCCCGCCGGCCTGATGCAGCCGCCGTTCTTCGACGTCGACGCGGAAGACGCAGCGAACTATGGCGCCATCGGTGCGTCGATCGGCCATGAGATCAGTCATGGCTTCGACAATATCGGCAGCCAGTACGCGGCGGACGGTCGCTTGCTCGGCAAGCCAGGCTGGTTCACGACCCGGGATCAGGCGCGGTTCGACGAGCGTGCGCATGCGATGGCCGTGCAATACGACAAGGTCGAGGTTCTGCCGGGCCACTTCATCAACGGTCAACAGACGCTCAGCGAGAACGTAGCGGACAACACCGGCCTGGCCATGGCGTATCGCGCGTATCAACTGTCGTTGGGTGGCAAGCCTGCGCCGGTCATCGATGGCCTGACGGGCGACCAGCGCCTTTACATGGCATGGACGCAGAAGTGGCGAGCCAAAGTGCGCGACAACGAAACCATCAGGCTACTGCGCAGCAATCCGCATTCGCCTCGCCAGGTGCGCGGGCAGGAGGCCTTGAAGAACCAGGATGGCTTCTATCGGGCCTTCGACATCAAGCCGGGTGACGGTATGTACCTGGCGCCCGCGCAACGCGTAAAGCTCTGGTAA